CAAAATGGAGCAAAGAGTCTTGATTCTCGCATCCCGTTTGATTGCCGGGAGAAGCTTGTTTCCATCCTTCTTGGAAAAATCGTGCGAGGTTCCATAGGCATATGTAGCAATTGCACTCAGAGAAGCCACAGCCAGAGCCGTCAGCTGGGACGAGACGCCCACCGCGGCATAGCCGACTGCTGCGCCATACGTGGCGAAACTGGCCAGAAGCGTGGCATTCGCACCCTTGGCGTTGCTGATAAACAGAGATTTCAAATCGCCTTTATGATTTTGAACATCGTTGGTCATTAGGGTTCCCCTTCTAATTCATTTGTTTCGAATGGGGGGACCGTAATCAAGCCTATGTATTATGTCAATACAAAGGATTTTATTTGTTATTTTTCAATGTGTTATGAACCGCACTGTTCCAGCCATTCATTCAAACACAGCCGCGTTTGCGCCTGCATTTTCGGCAGCCAGTGGTCCGTATCGGCGCGCAAGCCGTTGAGGTCCAGATCGCCGCTGGCGGCGCGGTGAGCGAGGCCGACGGACCAGCTGTGCATGATGCGGGGCGTGACCTCGACATGGCATTGGAACGCCAGGACGTGATTATCAATCGCGTAAATCTGGTTTTCGTACTTCACCGTGCTGGCCAGACGTGTGGCGCGTTTGGGCAGATTGAATGTATCACCATGGCGTTGCATGACGCGCGTGGATGTATTGTCGAAATAACGCGCGACGGAATTTTTCCCCGCATCGGTCAGGACCAGATCATGCCAACCGAGCTCTTCGCCGCGCGGGCCCTTGTACACATCTTCACCGCAAGCCGCCGCAATCATTTGTGCACCAAGGCAGATGCCCAGCACTGGGCGGCCCGCATCGATGCGCGTGCGCACGGCGTCAATTTCATGGTTCAAAAACGGGTATAAATCGCGCTGGTAAATACCGCACGCCCCGCCCAGAACCACCAATAAATCAGGCTTTAACGGGTCCAGACCGGAGAAATCATGATCGAATGTATCGATCAGCGCGATGTCCGCGCCGCGATCCACCAGCACGTCGGCAATGGTGCCCGCGCCATCGGACATGGAGTGGCGAAAGATTGTAACGTTACGGATGGTGGACATGGGGCGATGGTCCCTGTTGCAGGAGGTTACGCACGATTGTTTTTAACGCACGCATGGTATGCACGCGGCCAAGGCCCGTCTGGACAACGTAATCGGCCCGTTTGCATTTATCCGCATCGGGCATTTGCCCAGCCAGAATGGCATTGAATTTATCGACCGTCATATTGGGGCGCGCCAGCACGCGTTGTCGTTGCACGTGCGGCGGCGCGGTGACAACGATGACTTTATCAACACGCGATTCCGCACCGGTTTCATACAGCAACGGAATATCCAGCACGGCAATCTTCACGCCCAACGCACGGTTTTTATGCAGGAAATCAGCTTGGGATTGCCGCACCATCGGGTGCAAAATCCCCTCTAAAATCGCCTTTTTTGCAGGGTCGGGGAAAATAATCGCGCCGAGTTTTTTGCGGTCGATGGCATTGTTGGTTTGATCCAGCACACCGGGAAACGCGGCTTCAACCGCCGCCACAGCGCCGCCGTTCGGGCCCAGCAATTCATGCACGGACGCATCGCTGTCATGCACGGGCACGCCGAGGCGCGTAAACATGGCCGCCGCCGTGCTTTTCCCCATGCCGATCGATCCGGTTAAACCTAAAACAATCATGACCCCACCAATCGTTCCATCACGATGGATTCCAATTCATCATCTACATGCGGCATCACACCATACCACGCATCAAAGGCCGGGCGCGCCTGATGCAACAGCATGCCAAGGCCTGTTACAATTGTGTTTCCGCGCATTTTCGCCTGTTGCAACAACGGCGTCATCAACGGGCGATACACAATAT
The window above is part of the Micavibrio aeruginosavorus ARL-13 genome. Proteins encoded here:
- a CDS encoding glutamine amidotransferase-related protein produces the protein MSTIRNVTIFRHSMSDGAGTIADVLVDRGADIALIDTFDHDFSGLDPLKPDLLVVLGGACGIYQRDLYPFLNHEIDAVRTRIDAGRPVLGICLGAQMIAAACGEDVYKGPRGEELGWHDLVLTDAGKNSVARYFDNTSTRVMQRHGDTFNLPKRATRLASTVKYENQIYAIDNHVLAFQCHVEVTPRIMHSWSVGLAHRAASGDLDLNGLRADTDHWLPKMQAQTRLCLNEWLEQCGS
- the coaE gene encoding dephospho-CoA kinase (Dephospho-CoA kinase (CoaE) performs the final step in coenzyme A biosynthesis.) — encoded protein: MIVLGLTGSIGMGKSTAAAMFTRLGVPVHDSDASVHELLGPNGGAVAAVEAAFPGVLDQTNNAIDRKKLGAIIFPDPAKKAILEGILHPMVRQSQADFLHKNRALGVKIAVLDIPLLYETGAESRVDKVIVVTAPPHVQRQRVLARPNMTVDKFNAILAGQMPDADKCKRADYVVQTGLGRVHTMRALKTIVRNLLQQGPSPHVHHP